Genomic window (Agromyces mariniharenae):
CGGGGTCGCCGGCCGGGCGACGAGCCGACCGGACGGCGACGATCAGGCCGCCGACGACGGCGCCGATCACGAGGCCGATGACGAGTGCGAGGAGGTCCATGCCGTCAGTGTGGCAGCGGCATCCGACATCGCTCGCGAGGCGGCCCGGCTGGGCGTGGATCGGGGCCGCGGCGGCGCCCGGCGGCCGCTGCGCCACGTTGCCGGCCTGCGCGCCACGTGTACTGGCGCAGCGGGCGTGGAACTGGCGCAGAGCCACTCGTCGCGCGGCGGCCCGCGGCCGGGCGGGGCGCAGGCGCGCTACTGCAGCGCCATCGGCCCGTGCGCCGACTGCTGCGCCTGGGTCGCGACCGGCCCGATCGCGCCCAGCGGCACGCGCGTGACGTGCGCCAGGCGCTCGACGTCGTCGGCCTCGTGGCGCTTCGCGGCGTGCACGATGATCGCCGCGCACGCCTCGGCGTCGGCGAGCGCGTCGTGGTGCGAGAAGTCCTCGAACCCCGCGGCCATCGCCGCCGACGGCAGCCGGTACGACTCGAGGTGGTACGTGCGGCGCGCCACCTGCAGGCTGCAGAGGTAGCGGAAGTCGGGGATCGCGAGCCCGAACGCGGTCGACGTCTTGGCGATGACGCCCATGTCGAACCCGGCGTTGTGGGCGACGAGCACGTCGCCCCCGGCGAACTCCCGCAGCGCGGGCAGGTGCACGGGCCAGCCGGGCGCGTCGTCGACCATGTCGCGCGTGATGCCGTGGATGCGCACGTTCCACTCCGAGAACTCGTCGTGCGGGAACGGCGGCCGGATGTACCAGTGCACCCGGTCGACGACCCTGCCGTCGCGCACCTTCACGAGGCCGACCGAGCAGGCCGACGCGCTCGACGGATTGGCGGTTTCGAAGTCGATCGCGGTGAAGTCCACTGGCACGCGTGCATCGTCGCACGCGGTTCCGACACGGCCGGGCGCGTCGCATGGCGCGTCGGCGATCGGGGTCCGGATGCCGCGGCGGCGCGGCATCCGACGGGTTGACGGATGCCGCGGGCAGGGCGTGGAATGGCTGCGGGCGCACCGACCCGACCAGCGCCGCGAGGTGAGGAGACCCGATGACCGAGCTGCCCGCACCGGTTGCGGAGGCGTTCGACGCGACCAACGTCGGCGACCTCGACCGGTTCGTCGGCGCCTTCGCCGAGGACGGCGTCATCGACGACTGGGGCCGCGAGTTCCGCGGCCGCGACGAGATCGCCGGCTGGAGCCGCCGCGAGTCGATCGGCGTGAACCAGACCTTCGACGTCACCGACGTGCGCACGGCGGGCGACGTGGTGATCGTCGCGGCCGACGTCGGCGGCGACGGGTTCAACGGGCCCTCGACGTTCACCTTCCGGCTCGCGCCGGGCGGCGCGGCCATCGAGCGCATGACCATCACGGGGTGAGCGAGCCGTGAGCGATTCCCCCGAGACCACGGGCACCGGCCGGCGCGACGGCCTCGTCGCCGACCCGACCGACCCCGCGACCGTGCGGTCGGCGCGCTCGTTCGGCGCCGCGGCATCCGTGTACCACGCGTCGCGCCCGGGCTACCCGGTCGACGCGATCGCCTGGCTCATCGGCGACGCGCAGCGCGTGCTCGACCTCGGGGCCGGCACCGGCAAGCTCACCGAGGCGCTCATCGAGCTCGATCGCGACGTGATCGCCGTCGACCCGGTCGAGGAGATGCTCGAGGAGCTCGAGGTCGCGGTGCCCGGCGTGCCGCGCATCCTCGGCACGGCCGAGGACATCCCCATCGAGGACGACTCGGTCGACGCCGTCGTGGCCGGCCAGGCGTGGCACTGGTTCGTGCCCGAGCGCGCGGTGCCCGAGATCGCCCGCGTGCTGCGTCCCGGCGGCGTGCTCGGCCTGGTCTGGAACAGCCGCGACACGAGCGCGGACTGGCTGCGCGAGGCCGGCGAGATCATGCACGAGCGGCACGACGCGAGCGCCACGTTCGAGAGCTACGTGCGCATCGGGTCGCCGTTCGGTCCGATCGAGGAGCACACGGTCGAATGGCACGAGCGGATGTCGCGGTCGCGCTTCCTCGACCTCGTGCGCTCGCGCAGCTACTTCATCACGGCGTCGCCCGAGGAGCAGGCGTCGACCATCGCGACGCTCGAGACGCTGCTCGACACGCATCCCGACGTCGCCGGCGCGGAGGAGCTCGCGGTGCCCTACGTCACGCGGTGCTTCCGCGCGCGCCTCCGGTAGCCGGCTCCGCCCGCGGCCCGCTCAGCCCTCCAGCAGGTCGGCCGTCGCGCGCAGGATCGCGACCACGGCGTCGCGCTGGCGATCGGATGCCGCGCCGTCGTCGGTGCGCGGTCCGGGGCCGACCGGCGTGACCGTGCCGGTCCCGACCGTGGCGACGCCGTCGGCGGCGACCGCCGACGCGCTCGCGGTGCCGAGCAGGATCCGCCCGCCGAGCACCTCCTCGCCATGGAACTCGGGCGTCTGCCGGCGGTTCGCGCCGAACTGCTCGACGACCTGCCGCACGAAGTCCCGGTTCGAGACCGAGCCGACGCCGGTCGTCAGCAGCGGGAGCGCCGTGCGCGTGAAGTCGCCGTGCCCCCCGGACTCCCACGCCACCTCGGTGGCCTTGCAGGCGCTGAACAGCACCTCGCGCCGCACACCGGCGGCCCTGGGCGCGGCCGGCGCGACCACCTCGGAGGCGAGCACGCTCGCGATCGCGGCATCCCGCACCGCGTCGTCGTCATCGGACACCGGAGCGACGCCGCGGTCGGCGCGGTACGCCTGCTCGTCCTCGCGCGTGAGCACGACGGCGCGCGGCAGCGAGTCGCCGACGGGCGTGAGGTCCACGCGCGGCGCCCGGTTCGCCGAGCCCGAGTGGCAGCTGTCGAAGAACGCGGTGAGCGCCACGCCCTCGGGGATCACGTCCCAGATGCGGGCGAGGTCGTCGTCGATGATGAGCCGGCCCTGCTTGCGGAAGTCGACGGGGCAGAGCGCCTCGTCCTTCGCGACGTCGCCGTCCTCCTCGTCGGCGTCGAGGTCGGGCACGAAGGTGCCGTGTCCCGAGTACTGCACCGCGAGCACGTCGCCCGGCGCGGCCTGGCTCACGAGCTCGAGGATGCCGCGGAGGATCGCGTCGCGGGTAGCCGCGGCATCCGTCAGCTCGGTGACCTCGAACTGCGCCGCGCGCAGGGCCTCGGCCCAGGCACGCGCGTCGGCGACGCAGCCGCGCAGGCGGTCGCCCTCGTCGGGGTACGCGTCGACGCCGATGCAGAGCGCCCGGCGGGCTCCGGTGCCCGGCGCGGCATCCGTGCCCCCGGCGCCGTCGGCCGAGCGGGTCCCGGCGACGGCCCCGGGCACGTCCTCGTACTCGGGCCAGGGTGCGATCTCGCGCGAGCGTCCCTTCGGGAAGGCCGAGACGGCGCCGACGCCCGCGACGCGTCGGGCCACGCTCTCCATGGTCGGGGCGTCGTCGTCGAAGTCGCCGTGCGAGGTCGCGGCGCTCGCCGTGCGCACGCCGACGGCGTTGGGGGCGAGCACGAGGTCGCCGTCGGCCGACGCGCCCGTGAAGAAGTCGGCGAGCTCGGCGTCGCGGGTGAGGAACTTCGCCATGCCCAGGATCGGGGTCGCCTTCTGCGGCTCGAACGACGCCGACACGAGGTAGAGCAGCGACTTGTTGTAGATGCGCAGGCAGGTGTCGGCGCGCTCGGCCTCGTCGTCCATCGTGAAGATCGCGACGCGGGCGATCTTGCCGCTGCGCGCGTGCGGCATCACGAGCTTCGAGAAGGTGTCGACGCGCACGGCCGGCGCGAGCAGGCTGAGCGACGAGATCTCGGGGACATCCGCCTCGAGCGCCGCGTCGAGCAGGTGCGAGTGGAAGATCGAGCCCGCGCTGTGGCCGACCGCGTGCACCTCGATCTCGTTGGGGTGCTCGGCCATGAACCTCGCGAGGGCGCGCACGAAGTAGTGGCCGCCGCCGCCCTTCACGGATGCCGCGGCCGCGTCGATCTTCATGTCGTTCCAGATCCCGCCGCCGCCGAGCAGCCGCGCGGCGACCTCGAGGAACGTGTCCTTCGCCTCGTCGACCCAGCCGCGGCGGCCGCCCGACGCCCAGCGCCGCAGTGCGTCCCACAGCGCCGTGCCGAGGCCCGTCTCCCACACGAAGTGGATCGGGTAGACGCCGTTCTCCTTCCACCACGCCACCTGCTGCTGCGCGATGCCGAAGCCCGAGGCCTTGTCGACGAGTCCACCGTGGGCGTAGAGCACGACCGGCACGGGACCGGGCGCGTGCGCGGCGATGAAGGCGGGCAGGTGCGTCTCGAAGAGGGCGTCGACGTCACCCGTGGTCGTGCGGTAGGCGCCCACGTCGCGCGGCTCGGAGGGCGCGCCCGTGGCGAGCTTCCCGTCCTCGAGCGTGATCACGTGCGGCCGCAGGTCGGCGAGCTCCGCCGCCGAGAGGTCGGGGCCGCCACGCGGGGCGGCCGGGGCCGCAGCGGTCGGCGGCGACGGAGGAGCGGACGGGCTCGGCGGGCGTACGGCGTTCATGGCTGCGGTCCTTCCGGGATGGGCTGGTCGGCCGGTGCGGGCTCGTCGGCCGGTGCGGGCTGGTCGGGCTGGTCGAGGAGGATGCGTGCGCGCGGGTGCGCGTACACGGCGTAGGCGAGCTCGGAGAGGTCGGCCACCTCGTTCGCGGCGCGGCGGGCCTTGCGCGTCGCCTCGGCCATCGTGAGCCGGTCGTCGGCGAGCGCGAGGTAGAACGCCTCCACGAACGTCGAGGCGGGCTCGTCGCCGACGGCCCACGAGCATCCGACGAACGCGGCGGCGCCGCCGCGAAGGAACGCCTCGGGGAATCCGCCGAGTGCCGCGGGGCCGGCCGGCAGGCGGCCGATGTCGCATGCGTTGAGGAACACGAACGGCCCGGTGTCGGCGTCGTCGATGCGTCCCCGGTCGGGCAGGTCGCGCCGCAGCTCGCCGTCGGAGTAGCGCGCGAGCGGCAGGTCCTCCGTCTCGCTGAACGCCGCCAGCAGCAGCTCCTGCACCTGCGGCGGCGCAGCGCTCCAGCGTCCGTGCCCGGCGAAGTGCAGCAGGTCGAATCCCTGCCGCATGAGCCCGGTGATGCCGTCGGCGTCGTCGGGGTCGATGGTCGTCGCGGCGAACTGGCCCTCGAGGAACTTCCGCTCCTCGGCGGTGTGCGCGAGGCGAAGATGCCGATCGGCGTAGTCGGGGCACACGAAGCGCACGCCCGCGGCCGTGACGGTCAGCTCGGTCGGGTGCGCCGTGTCGTACACCCACCGGGTGAGGCCGTAGCCGCTGAGGAAGCGCGGCTTCCGGTCATCGGCGACGCCCGGCGGCGGCACGAGGTGCACGACCTCCCACGGGATGTCGAGCTCGCCCGCGGTCTGCACGATGAGGCCGTCGAGGTCGTCCTGGGCCGTCCAGAGGAACGCGAGCACCTTCGGTGAGAACAGCGCCTGGGCGAGCCCCATGCCGAGCCGCCGCAGACGGTCGCGGCCGCGGCGAGCGCGCTTGTCGCGATCGGTGATCTCCGCGAGCTCGGCGCGGATGCCGGCGACCTTCTCGTACGTGCGCGAGATGAACGCGGCCTTGTCGGCGATGGGGGTCTCGCACTCGGCGGCGCCGGGACCGACGGTCACGCGGATGCGCAGTCGCGAGTCGGTGCCCACGATCGACTCGTCGATGCGGATGCTCGGCAGCGCCACGAGCTCGGGGTCGGGCTCGACGACGTCGGCGGTCACCCGGGTCGGCTCGGCGGCGGCGCGCGCGCCCGCGGCGACGATCTCCGCGGTGAGGCGCAGCGTGGCGAGCGGCAGGTCGGCGTCCTGGCGCACGACGAGTGACACCTCGCCGTTGCCCGGGATCGGCCCGACGACGCGGAACACGCGCTCGGCAACGTCCGCCTCGGATTCCGGCAGGCGTTCGACGATGCTCTCGCGTTCGCCCTCCACGAGCCTGAACCCCCGCAGCGCGATCGTCACCGTGACGTCCCGTCGCGGATCGATCATGATCCCCTGCTCGGCGTGCGTCGTGCCCGCGGATGCCTCGAGCCGCCGCCGGCTCAGGCGGAATCGCACCTCGGTGACCTCGTCGACCACGACGCGGCGGGGCATCTCGGCGTGCACGTGCGCGAGCGCGCGTCGCTCGGCGGACTCGTCGCCGGCACCGCCGACGCCCGTCGAATCCTCGGGGCCGAAGTCGGGGGGCAGGCCGGGCGCGGGCAGCGGGAACGACGGGGGCGGCGGCGGCGGTGGTGCGGATCGAGTGATCGGCGGTTCCTCGGCGCCGGGCTCGGCGGCTTCCGCGGGCGGCTCCGCGCTCCGCGGCGCCTCGGGCGCCGCGGTCTCCAGCCGCGCGGCGTAGACGCGGGCGAGCTCCTCAGCCTCCGCCTCGGTCTCGCACTCCACGACCACGACGACTCCGCGGCGCGGCCCGATGGCGAACGGCAGCACGACCTCGAGTGCGTCGGGATCGTCGCCCGTCGGGCGGAACGAGCAGAGCAGGGCCTCGACCTGCACGAACACGATGACGCGACGCGGGTCGACGTCCTCGGCGAGCGAGATGACGACGACCGGCGGCCCACCACCCGTTCCGACGAGGTCGGCGCGCGCGAGCACGCGTCCCGACGATGGCGGCGTCCAGTCGAGGGCCTCCGCCGGGGCGACCACGCGCACCGCGCCGCGCGCACCGAGCATCGCCGGCGGCGGCATCATCGCCCGGGCCTCCGCCCGCGGCATCCGTCGACCCGCCTGCACGTGGCGTACATGGCCGATTCCCCCTCGACTCGTCGCGCCGCCCATGAACATGAGTGGTGCTCGACTTCGCCCTCAGGCGCAGCATACGACCGCGGCGAGCCCGCCCACCAGCGTCGACGGGCACGTTCAGTGGCATCCCGGATGCCGCGGAGGGGTCGCCCTGACGCCGCCCGGCGCGCCGCCGCATCCGGCCGCGGCATCCGACCGGCCGATCGGCGTCAGGACGACCCGTTTCGAGGACGTACGCTGTTCGGGTGGAACGCGGCCGGATGTACCTCTTCCTGGCGCTCGCGAACCTCTTCTGGGCCGGCAACTACGTGTTCGGCGAGATGGTCACGCGGGAGATCTCGCCGATCTCGCTGACGTTCTTCCGCTGGGCGTTCGCGGTGCTGCCGCTGCTCGGCCTGGCGTGGCTCATCGAGCGGCCGAACTGGCGCGAGGCGTGGCGCGAGTGGAAGCTGCACCTGCTGCAGTCGGTGCTCGGTCTCACTGGGTACACCCTGCTCCTGTACGCCGCGCTCGGACTGACAGGCGCGGTGAACGCCGCCGTCATCAGCGCCATCAACCCGGCCACGATCGCGCTCGCCGCGGCGATCTTCCTGCACGAGCGGCTGAACCGGGTGCAGGCGCTCGGCATCGTCGTCGCGTTCGTGGGCGTGACCGTCGTGCTCACGGGCGGCGACCTCGTGCAGCTCGTCGAGCAGGGCTTCGGCGTCGGCGACCTGCTGGTCATCGGCTCGGTGCTCGCGTGGACGGTCTACTCGCTCATCTCGCGGCGCCTCGTGACGCCGCCCATCACGGCGACCTCGGTGCAGGCGGTGTTCGCCGTCGTCACGATGCTGCCGCTCATCGCGTTCACCGGCGTCTCGCTGCCGTCGTCGCCCGGCGGTGCGCTCGGGCTGGCCTATATCGTGGTCTTCCCGTCGATGGCCGGGTACGCGCTCTGGAACATCGGGGCCTCGAAGGTCGGACCGTCGCGGGCGGGCATCTTCCTCAACCTGCTGCCCGTGTTCACGGTGGTCATCGCCCTGGCGTTCGGCGCGACGCTCGAACTGCCCGCCGTCATCGGCGGCGCGATCGTGATCGCGGGCGTCTACCTCACGCTGCACCAGCGCAGGTCGCGTGGGACGGTCGGGCTCGAGGGGTCAGCTTCGGGGCTCTCCGGCGACCCGATCGAGCCAATCACGAAGAAGCGCCCCGAATAGGTCGGGCCGCTCGAACTGCAGGTTGTGGCCGGCGACGTCGAGCACGGCGAAGGTCGCGGCGGGGTAGCGCTCCACGAGACGCCATTGGTCGCGGTACCCCACGATCCAGTCCTGGCGGCCGGCGAGGATCAGGGTGGGCGCCGTGAACGGCTCCCCGCGCTCGATCGGCTCCTCGAGCCCGTAGTCGGCGCGGATGCGAGCGACGGGGGCGGGGTCGCCCGCGGCCAGGCCGGGTGCGACCTCGGCGCGGAAGCGTTCGAGGGTCTCGGCCGACTCGACCACTGCGACGTCCGTGAACTCGGCGGCTTCCACGGGTTCGAGGCGCGCGATCAGCTCGGGATCGGGACGGCGCACCGTGCGCGGTGGAACACGGCGGGCGGACGCCTCGGCGACGACCATCGGGCAGATGAGCGCGAGCCCGAGCACCTGCGCGCGCCGCCGCTGCACCAGCGCTCGCGACAGGTAGCCGCCGTACGACTCGCCCACGAGGAGGAACGGCTCGTCGCCGATCGCCTCGTCGATGAACGCGTCCACGCGGTCGAGCACGTCGCGCGTGCTCGAGACGCCGTCGCCCGAGGATGCGCCGAGGCCGGGCAGGTCGGGGTAGAGGCGCCGGATCGGCTCACCCGGCTCGAAGAGCGGCTCGAGGCATCCGCTCATCAGCCGATGGTCGACGGGGAAGCCGTGCAGGGCGAGCAGGGGCAGCCCGGAGCCGTGCTCGAGGACGTTGAAGGCCGGAACGTTCACGCTCGCACCCTATGGGGCGGTCCCGACATCCGTTGCACAGCGTCGCCCCGCCCGCCGCCCGGTACGATGGACGCCCGTGGCACTCACCATCGGAATCGTCGGACTCCCGAACGTCGGCAAGTCGACCCTCTTCAACGCCCTCACCAAGAACCAGGTGCTCGCTGCGAACTACCCGTTCGCGACGATCGAGCCGAACATCGGCGTGGTGAACCTGCCCGACCCGCGGCTCGAGACGCTCGCCGGCATATTCGGCTCCGAGCGCATCCTGCCCGCGACGGTGTCGTTCGTCGACATCGCCGGCATCGTGCGGGGCGCGAGCGAGGGCGAGGGCCTCGGCAACAAGTTCCTCGCGAACATCCGCGAGGCCGACGCGATCGCGCAGGTCGTGCGCGGATTCGAGGACTCCGACGTCGTGCATGTCGAGGGCGTCGTCGACCCGAAGAACGACATGGAGACGATCAACGCCGAACTGATCCTCGCCGACCTCGAGACGCTCGAGCGCGCCATCACGCGCTACGAGAAGGAGGTCAAGGGCAGGAAGCTCGACCCCTCGGTGCTCGCGGCCGCAAAGGAGGCGCAGGAGGAACTGCAGAAGGGCACGCCCCTCTCGGCCTCGAAGGTCGACATCGCGCCCATCGCCGAGCTCGGGCTGCTCACCGCGAAGCCCTTCATCTACGTCTTCAACGTCGACGAGGCAGTGCTGACGGATGCCGCGAAGAAGGCCGAGCTCGCGGCGCTCGTCGCGCCCGCCGAGGCCGTGTTCCTCGATGCGAAGATCGAGTCCGAGCTCATCGACCTCGACCCCGCGGATGCCGCGGAGCTGCTCGCGTCGACGGGGCAGGACGAGTCGGGCCTCGACCAGCTCGCCCGCGTCGGCTTCGACACGCTCGGCCTGCAGACCTACCTCACCGCCGGCCCCAAGGAGTCGCGCGCCTGGACGATCCGCAAGGGCTGGAAGGCCCCGCAGGCGGCCGGCGTGATCCACACCGACTTCGAGAAGGGCTTCATCAAGGCCGAGGTCATCTCGTTCGGCGACCTCGTCGAGACGGGCTCGGTCGTCGAGGCCCGCGCCAAGGGCAAGGCCCGCATGGAGGGCAAGGACTACGTCATGCAGGACGGCGACGTGGTCGAGTTCCGGTTCAACGTCTAGTCGATGGTTTCCTCGTCCGCCTCGGGTTCTCGGGGTCGGCGGGCATCGCGTCCGAGTGCTTCGCGACGATCAGGCTCGCCGATTGGCTGAGGGTTCGCGACGACCGATTCCTCGTCACCGGGGCCGTGTGCCCTCAGCTTGGCGGTCGTTCTTCGGCGTGGAGCCGGGCCGGTGGACGACGATTCGCTCGTTCCTGTTCGACGAAGACCTCGCCACGGCGCTCGAAGGCGCATTCGCTGCGTTGGTGGGACTCGCGTTCTCCGTCGCAGGTGTGATCGAGGTCATCCTGCATGGGACGTGGAATCTCTGGTCACTCCTGATCGGACCGATACTCCTTCTCGGTGGAGCTGTCTTGGGATCCGTGGCGTGGGTCGGACGCACCATCAACGATCGCGCCGCTCGCAATGCGAACGTCCACGACGAATGATCGAAGCCGTGCTGGGCATCCTCGTGAGGATCCTCTTCTGGCCGGTCGCCCGAACCTGGTTCAAGATGAAGCCCATGACTGACGTGATCGTGGTCGGGGCCGGGCCGGCCGGGATGATGCTGGCCGGCGAGCTGGCGCTCGCGGGTGTCGATGTCGCCGTCGTCGAGCGTCGGACGACCTCCGAACTCGTCGGGTCGCGCGCAGGCGGATTCCACTCGCGCACGATCGAGATCCTCGACCAGCGCGGGATCGCCGATCGGTTCCTGGCGGCGGGGCAGACCGCGCAGACGGCGAGGTTCGGGACCTCCGTGCTCGACATCGGCGACCTCCCGACGCGGCATCCGTACGGCCTCGCGCTGTGGCAGAACCAGATCGAGCCGATCCTCGCCGGCTGGATCGAGGAGCTCGGGGTTCGTGTGGAGCACGGACGAGAGGTGACCGGCTTCGTGCAGGACGAGGACGGCGTCGAGGTCGAGTTCTCCGATGGCGAGACACGGCGCGCGAGCTACCTCGTCGGCGCCGACGGCGGCCGCAGCGTGATCCGCAAGGCGGCGGGCATCGAGTTCCCCGGCTGGGAGGCCACCCGCAGCAACCTCATCGCCGAGGTCGAGGTGACGGAGGAACCGCCGTCGGGCATGCGCCAGGACGAGTCGGGCACCCACGGCCTCCTGCCGATGCCGGGCGGGCCCACCTATCGCGTCGTGACGACCGAACGCCGGCTCGTCACGGCCGCGGATCCGACCCTCGCCGATCTCAGCAACGCCCTCACGGCGGTCTACGGCACCGACTTCGGCGTGCACGATCCGACCTGGATCTCGCGATTCACGGATGCCACGCGCCAGGCTGCGACGTATCGGAACGGGCGCGTCCTGCTGATCGGGGACGCCGCGCACATCCACTCTCCCGCCGGCGGCCAGGGCATCGGCCTCGGCATCCAGGACGCCGTCAACCTGGGCTGGAAGCTCGCGCAGGTCGTGAAGGGGATCTCACCGCAGTCGCTGCTCGACACCTACACCGCCGAGCGGCATCCCGCCGACGCGCGGGCGCTCGAGCTCTCGATGGCGCAGACGGTCCTCCAGCGGGCGGACCCGCGCACCGCTGCCCTGAACGAGATCCTCGACGACCTCCTGATGACGGATGCCGCGCGCAGGCAGCTCGCCGCCCGCATCCACGGCCTCGACGTCGCCTACGACCTCGGCGCGGGGCATCCGCTGCTCGGCCGACGGATGCCGGACCTCGACCTCGAGATCGCGCGCACCCCGACGCGGGTCTCCGAACTCCTGCACGATGCCAGGCCCCTGCTGCTCGACTTCGCCGACCAGCGGCGGTTCGAAGCCTCACCGTGGGCGGGCCGGGTGCGAGTGGTGGACGCGCGATTCACCGGCGCGTGGGAGCTGCCGGTGCTCGGGCAGGTCGCGCCGCCGACCGCCGTGCTCGTGCGGCCCGACGGCCACGTCGCCTGGGTCGAGGACGGGACGGAGGAGCCGCTCACCGATGCCCTCACGCACTGGTTCGGCGAGCCTCGTCCCGCGGATGTGCGCTGATGGAGGTCGACGGACGTCACAGCGGGCGGACGACCGTCACCCTGATGGGTGCGGCGAGGACCTCCATCAACGGTGCGTAGGCGCCGGTGGCCGCAGCCTCCTGCATGTGTTCGATCCGAGCCTCGGCCGACTCCCAATCGGCGAGTTCGACCAACACGTCGGGGTCGTCGATCGCCTCGTATCGGGTGCTGCCGAGGAAGCCGCGTTGTGCCGGTCCCTGGGCGGCGACCAGGTCGTCCATCACTCGTGTGACGTCTTGCCGCCGTCCGGGCAGGGCCCGCAGTTCCACGATCACCTTGATGGCCATGTCATCACGTCCTCGGTCCGGAGGTCAGCAGGCAGCGCGGTGCGCTGTGTCGGAGCCTACGGCAGTGGCCCGGGTGCGGCACGCGTCGGGCCGGGGCGATATCAGTCGATCGTGGAACCGTCCGCCACATCCTCCGACCGCAGGCGAGGCTCGGTGCGCAGGTGCGGGCGCAGGCCGGCCTTGTCGGCGTAGAAGACGCGGATCCGATCCATGTCGGCGGGAACTTCGCCGGTGAGCTCGATCGTCGGGCCGAGGCCCGTCGTCATCGTCGTGCGGTCGACATAGCCCAGCGTGACGGGCATGCCCGTCTCCCTGGCGATGCGGTAGAAGCCCGACTTCCAGTACTCGTTCGCGCCGCGCGTGCCGTCGGGCGTCACGACGAGGCCGAACACCTCGCCCGAGTGCACCCGATCGACGACCTCGCCGACGACGCGGCCCGGGTCGGAGCGATCGACCGGGATGCCGCCGAGCGCCCGCATGATCGGCCCGCGCCATCCGGCGAACAGGCTCTTCTTGCCGAGCCAGCGCACGTCGATGCCGAGCCGCCAGGCGATGCCGAGCATGAGCACGAAGTCCCAGTTGGAGGTGTGCGGCGCCCCGACGAGCACGGTGGGGCGATCGGGCGCCGGCTCGCTGACGAGGCGCCAACGACTGCAGGCCCAGTAGACGCGGGACACGAGTCGTCGGAGCATCCGGCAACCGTATGCCACGCCGTATGTCTCGGGCGGCATGCGATCGACCGCGGGGATCAGTCCCGGGTGCCCGTCCTCCGCGCGAACCCCGCGAACCGCTCGTGCACCTCGACACCGCCGCCGCCCGGCATCATCGCCTTCTGCTCGAGCATCTCGCGAGCCCGGTCGCTGATCGACCCGTCGACCGCGATCCCGGCGTCAGCGGATCCCGAATGTGAGCGAATGTCACGAACCTCTTGCGTCCTGCGCCGGCCGGCGTATGATCATGTGCACCACCGGAGGACGCTCCGGCATAGAAAGGCCCCGACGAGTCGACAGACGCCAGGGCCTTTCAGGCTGTCTGGGGTCT
Coding sequences:
- a CDS encoding 3'-5' exonuclease; amino-acid sequence: MPVDFTAIDFETANPSSASACSVGLVKVRDGRVVDRVHWYIRPPFPHDEFSEWNVRIHGITRDMVDDAPGWPVHLPALREFAGGDVLVAHNAGFDMGVIAKTSTAFGLAIPDFRYLCSLQVARRTYHLESYRLPSAAMAAGFEDFSHHDALADAEACAAIIVHAAKRHEADDVERLAHVTRVPLGAIGPVATQAQQSAHGPMALQ
- a CDS encoding DMT family transporter produces the protein MERGRMYLFLALANLFWAGNYVFGEMVTREISPISLTFFRWAFAVLPLLGLAWLIERPNWREAWREWKLHLLQSVLGLTGYTLLLYAALGLTGAVNAAVISAINPATIALAAAIFLHERLNRVQALGIVVAFVGVTVVLTGGDLVQLVEQGFGVGDLLVIGSVLAWTVYSLISRRLVTPPITATSVQAVFAVVTMLPLIAFTGVSLPSSPGGALGLAYIVVFPSMAGYALWNIGASKVGPSRAGIFLNLLPVFTVVIALAFGATLELPAVIGGAIVIAGVYLTLHQRRSRGTVGLEGSASGLSGDPIEPITKKRPE
- a CDS encoding nuclear transport factor 2 family protein, with product MTELPAPVAEAFDATNVGDLDRFVGAFAEDGVIDDWGREFRGRDEIAGWSRRESIGVNQTFDVTDVRTAGDVVIVAADVGGDGFNGPSTFTFRLAPGGAAIERMTITG
- a CDS encoding caspase family protein: MNAVRPPSPSAPPSPPTAAAPAAPRGGPDLSAAELADLRPHVITLEDGKLATGAPSEPRDVGAYRTTTGDVDALFETHLPAFIAAHAPGPVPVVLYAHGGLVDKASGFGIAQQQVAWWKENGVYPIHFVWETGLGTALWDALRRWASGGRRGWVDEAKDTFLEVAARLLGGGGIWNDMKIDAAAASVKGGGGHYFVRALARFMAEHPNEIEVHAVGHSAGSIFHSHLLDAALEADVPEISSLSLLAPAVRVDTFSKLVMPHARSGKIARVAIFTMDDEAERADTCLRIYNKSLLYLVSASFEPQKATPILGMAKFLTRDAELADFFTGASADGDLVLAPNAVGVRTASAATSHGDFDDDAPTMESVARRVAGVGAVSAFPKGRSREIAPWPEYEDVPGAVAGTRSADGAGGTDAAPGTGARRALCIGVDAYPDEGDRLRGCVADARAWAEALRAAQFEVTELTDAAATRDAILRGILELVSQAAPGDVLAVQYSGHGTFVPDLDADEEDGDVAKDEALCPVDFRKQGRLIIDDDLARIWDVIPEGVALTAFFDSCHSGSANRAPRVDLTPVGDSLPRAVVLTREDEQAYRADRGVAPVSDDDDAVRDAAIASVLASEVVAPAAPRAAGVRREVLFSACKATEVAWESGGHGDFTRTALPLLTTGVGSVSNRDFVRQVVEQFGANRRQTPEFHGEEVLGGRILLGTASASAVAADGVATVGTGTVTPVGPGPRTDDGAASDRQRDAVVAILRATADLLEG
- a CDS encoding DUF7363 domain-containing protein, coding for MPRAEARAMMPPPAMLGARGAVRVVAPAEALDWTPPSSGRVLARADLVGTGGGPPVVVISLAEDVDPRRVIVFVQVEALLCSFRPTGDDPDALEVVLPFAIGPRRGVVVVVECETEAEAEELARVYAARLETAAPEAPRSAEPPAEAAEPGAEEPPITRSAPPPPPPPSFPLPAPGLPPDFGPEDSTGVGGAGDESAERRALAHVHAEMPRRVVVDEVTEVRFRLSRRRLEASAGTTHAEQGIMIDPRRDVTVTIALRGFRLVEGERESIVERLPESEADVAERVFRVVGPIPGNGEVSLVVRQDADLPLATLRLTAEIVAAGARAAAEPTRVTADVVEPDPELVALPSIRIDESIVGTDSRLRIRVTVGPGAAECETPIADKAAFISRTYEKVAGIRAELAEITDRDKRARRGRDRLRRLGMGLAQALFSPKVLAFLWTAQDDLDGLIVQTAGELDIPWEVVHLVPPPGVADDRKPRFLSGYGLTRWVYDTAHPTELTVTAAGVRFVCPDYADRHLRLAHTAEERKFLEGQFAATTIDPDDADGITGLMRQGFDLLHFAGHGRWSAAPPQVQELLLAAFSETEDLPLARYSDGELRRDLPDRGRIDDADTGPFVFLNACDIGRLPAGPAALGGFPEAFLRGGAAAFVGCSWAVGDEPASTFVEAFYLALADDRLTMAEATRKARRAANEVADLSELAYAVYAHPRARILLDQPDQPAPADEPAPADQPIPEGPQP
- a CDS encoding class I SAM-dependent methyltransferase, with protein sequence MSDSPETTGTGRRDGLVADPTDPATVRSARSFGAAASVYHASRPGYPVDAIAWLIGDAQRVLDLGAGTGKLTEALIELDRDVIAVDPVEEMLEELEVAVPGVPRILGTAEDIPIEDDSVDAVVAGQAWHWFVPERAVPEIARVLRPGGVLGLVWNSRDTSADWLREAGEIMHERHDASATFESYVRIGSPFGPIEEHTVEWHERMSRSRFLDLVRSRSYFITASPEEQASTIATLETLLDTHPDVAGAEELAVPYVTRCFRARLR